The following proteins are co-located in the Frigidibacter mobilis genome:
- a CDS encoding DUF6778 family protein encodes MNKYPGFISLAAVLALTACTGGDVSSRNAATPLTGAAQPARGVVIAQPLYTVQALRVSVPRTLKVSEANMFYPIADIVWRGDPRGDRHAQVEALMTAALTEGTRNMRSGPPVVVDVDLRRFHSLTEKARVTTGGVHAIRFVLTVRDARSGAVLDGPRMVNADFPAWGGKRTLEAEARGITEKVQIGERLKSVILRELSAPVSGTAPDLVSQAPLHPAEAMLQN; translated from the coding sequence ATGAACAAGTATCCGGGTTTTATCAGCCTTGCCGCCGTCCTGGCCCTGACGGCCTGCACCGGCGGCGACGTTTCCTCGCGCAACGCCGCGACGCCGCTGACTGGGGCGGCCCAGCCGGCGCGCGGCGTGGTGATCGCGCAGCCGCTTTACACCGTGCAGGCGCTGCGGGTGAGCGTTCCGCGCACGCTCAAGGTGTCCGAGGCCAACATGTTCTATCCGATTGCCGATATCGTCTGGCGCGGCGATCCCCGCGGCGACCGGCATGCCCAGGTCGAGGCGCTGATGACCGCGGCGCTGACCGAGGGTACACGCAACATGCGCTCTGGCCCGCCGGTGGTGGTCGATGTGGATCTGCGCCGCTTCCATTCGCTGACCGAGAAGGCCAGGGTCACCACCGGCGGCGTGCACGCGATCCGCTTCGTGCTGACGGTGCGCGATGCGCGGAGCGGTGCGGTGCTGGACGGGCCGCGGATGGTGAATGCCGATTTCCCGGCCTGGGGCGGCAAGCGCACATTGGAGGCCGAGGCCCGCGGCATCACCGAGAAGGTGCAGATCGGCGAGCGGCTGAAATCGGTGATCCTGCGCGAGCTGTCGGCGCCGGTGTCCGGCACTGCCCCCGACCTGGTGTCGCAGGCGCCGCTGCACCCGGCGGAGGCGATGCTGCAGAACTGA
- the edd gene encoding phosphogluconate dehydratase — protein MPLNPAIAAVTDRIRARSATSRAAYLDRIARAAEAGPARAHLACGNQAHAYAAMAEDKDALAAGRAPNIGIVTAYNDMLSAHQPYERYPEVIRAAARAVGATAQVAGGVPAMCDGVTQGQTGMELSLFSRDVIALAAGVALSHNTYDAAIYLGVCDKIVPGLIIAAATFGHVPAVFLPAGPMTSGLPNDEKSKIRQKFATGEIGREELMKAEMASYHGPGTCTFYGTANTNQMLMEFMGLHLPGSSFVNPNTPLREALTVAGVERAAAITALGNDFRPAGHVLDERAFVNGLVGLMATGGSTNLVLHLPAMARAAGIILDLEDFAAVSDAVPLMAKVYPNGLADVNHFHAAGGLGFMIGELLDAGLLHDDVVTIAGDGLTRYAAEPKLKDGVLVWEDGPAETLNDRILRPAASAFQPTGGLKQLAGNLGRGVMKASAVAPERLVIEAPARIFEDQEQVKAAFRAGEFTSDTVVVVRFQGPQANGMPELHSLTPVLAVLQDRGLRVALVTDGRMSGASGKVPSAIHVSPEAAVGGPLARLQDGDVLRVDAVAGTLSVIGVDLDARPVAAPDLSANRSGIGRELFEAFRRTVGAATDGAAVVV, from the coding sequence ATGCCGCTGAACCCCGCCATTGCCGCCGTCACCGACCGTATCCGCGCCCGCTCGGCCACCAGCCGCGCAGCCTATCTGGACCGGATCGCCCGCGCGGCCGAGGCGGGCCCAGCCCGCGCCCATCTGGCCTGCGGCAACCAGGCCCATGCCTATGCCGCGATGGCCGAGGACAAGGACGCCCTCGCCGCTGGCCGCGCCCCCAATATCGGCATCGTCACCGCCTACAATGACATGCTTTCGGCCCACCAACCCTATGAGCGCTACCCCGAGGTGATCCGCGCCGCCGCTCGCGCCGTCGGCGCCACCGCGCAGGTGGCGGGCGGCGTTCCGGCGATGTGCGACGGGGTCACGCAGGGCCAGACCGGGATGGAACTCTCGCTCTTCTCGCGCGACGTGATCGCGCTGGCCGCCGGGGTGGCGCTCTCGCACAACACCTATGACGCCGCGATCTATCTGGGCGTCTGCGACAAGATCGTGCCGGGCCTCATCATCGCCGCCGCCACCTTCGGCCATGTGCCCGCGGTATTCCTGCCGGCCGGGCCGATGACCTCGGGCCTGCCCAATGACGAGAAATCGAAGATCCGCCAGAAATTCGCCACCGGCGAGATTGGCCGCGAAGAGCTGATGAAGGCCGAGATGGCCTCCTATCACGGGCCGGGCACCTGCACCTTCTACGGCACCGCCAACACCAACCAGATGCTGATGGAGTTCATGGGGCTGCACCTTCCCGGCTCCAGCTTCGTGAACCCCAACACCCCGCTGCGCGAGGCGCTGACGGTGGCTGGCGTCGAACGCGCCGCCGCGATCACCGCGCTTGGCAACGATTTCCGCCCCGCCGGGCATGTGCTGGACGAGCGCGCCTTTGTGAACGGGCTGGTCGGGCTGATGGCGACGGGCGGGTCCACCAACCTGGTGCTGCACCTGCCGGCAATGGCGCGCGCGGCGGGGATCATCCTCGATCTCGAGGATTTCGCAGCAGTGTCGGACGCGGTGCCGCTGATGGCCAAGGTCTATCCGAACGGGCTGGCGGACGTGAACCATTTCCACGCCGCGGGCGGGCTCGGTTTCATGATCGGCGAGTTGCTGGACGCGGGCCTGCTGCATGATGACGTGGTCACCATCGCCGGCGACGGGCTTACCCGCTATGCCGCCGAGCCCAAACTGAAGGACGGCGTGCTGGTCTGGGAAGACGGCCCCGCCGAAACCCTGAACGACAGGATCCTGCGCCCGGCTGCCTCGGCTTTCCAGCCAACCGGCGGGCTCAAGCAACTGGCCGGCAACCTCGGCCGCGGAGTGATGAAGGCCTCGGCCGTGGCGCCCGAACGGCTGGTGATCGAGGCTCCGGCCCGGATCTTCGAGGATCAGGAACAGGTCAAGGCCGCCTTCCGCGCCGGCGAGTTTACCTCCGACACCGTGGTCGTGGTGCGCTTCCAGGGCCCGCAGGCCAACGGGATGCCGGAACTGCATTCGCTGACCCCGGTGCTGGCGGTGCTGCAGGATCGCGGGCTGCGGGTGGCCCTCGTCACCGACGGGCGCATGTCGGGCGCCAGCGGCAAGGTGCCCTCGGCCATCCATGTCTCGCCCGAGGCGGCGGTGGGCGGCCCGCTGGCGCGGCTGCAGGACGGAGATGTGCTGCGCGTCGATGCGGTCGCGGGCACGCTGTCGGTAATCGGCGTCGATCTTGACGCGCGCCCCGTTGCCGCGCCCGACCTTTCCGCCAACCGCAGCGGCATCGGACGCGAGTTGTTCGAGGCCTTCCGCCGCACTGTCGGCGCCGCCACCGATGGCGCCGCCGTGGTGGTGTAG
- the pgi gene encoding glucose-6-phosphate isomerase yields MTNWDELKRHQEAVKDRAILSLFDKERAAAFSARLGSEGGEMLLDFSKTNIDAEALALLLSLAEAAGVAARRDAMFTGAKINETEGRAVLHTALRNLEGSVSVDGQDVMPALRETHVRMQAFARDVRAGRFTGQGGAITDVVNIGIGGSDLGPVMATLALAPYHDGPAVHYVSNVDGAHIHDVLKPLNPETTLVIIASKTFTTIETMTNAETARRWMAAKVADPAAQFAAVSTAAEKTAAFGIAPARVFGFEDWVGGRYSMWGPIGLAVMLAVGPEEFDAFLAGGAAMDAHFRAAPLAQNLPVLLALVGIWHAQVCGHATRAVLPYDQRLSRLPAYLQQLEMESNGKRVAMDGTDLAFDSGPVVWGEPGTNGQHAFYQLIHQGTRVVPCEFLLAATGHEPDLAHQHRLLIANCLAQSEALLRGRSLDQALQMMAAKGLTGAEQERQARHRVFPGNRPSTTLAYPKLTPFVLGQIIALYEHRVFVEGVILGINSYDQWGVELGKELALALQPVLEGQADGAGKDGSTRMLVEYMRGR; encoded by the coding sequence ATGACCAACTGGGACGAGCTGAAACGCCACCAGGAGGCAGTGAAGGATCGCGCGATCCTGTCGCTGTTCGACAAGGAACGCGCCGCGGCCTTCTCTGCCCGCCTCGGCTCGGAGGGCGGCGAGATGCTGCTGGATTTCTCCAAGACAAATATCGACGCCGAGGCGCTGGCGCTGCTGCTGTCGCTGGCCGAAGCGGCCGGGGTCGCGGCGCGGCGGGATGCCATGTTCACGGGCGCCAAGATCAACGAGACCGAGGGGCGGGCGGTGCTGCACACGGCGCTGCGCAACCTTGAAGGCAGCGTGAGCGTGGACGGGCAGGACGTGATGCCGGCCCTGCGCGAAACCCATGTGCGGATGCAGGCCTTCGCCCGCGACGTTCGCGCGGGCCGCTTCACCGGGCAGGGCGGGGCGATCACCGATGTGGTGAATATCGGCATCGGCGGGTCCGACCTCGGCCCGGTGATGGCAACGCTGGCGCTGGCGCCCTATCATGACGGGCCGGCGGTGCATTACGTCTCGAATGTCGACGGCGCGCATATCCATGACGTGCTGAAACCGCTGAACCCCGAGACGACGCTGGTCATCATCGCCTCGAAGACCTTCACCACCATCGAGACGATGACCAATGCCGAAACCGCCCGGCGCTGGATGGCCGCGAAGGTTGCCGATCCGGCGGCGCAGTTTGCCGCCGTGTCCACCGCCGCCGAGAAGACGGCGGCCTTCGGAATCGCGCCTGCCCGTGTGTTCGGCTTCGAGGACTGGGTCGGCGGGCGCTATTCGATGTGGGGGCCGATCGGGCTGGCGGTGATGCTGGCGGTGGGGCCCGAGGAGTTCGACGCCTTCCTGGCGGGCGGCGCGGCGATGGACGCGCATTTTCGCGCCGCTCCGCTGGCGCAGAACCTGCCGGTGCTGCTGGCGCTGGTCGGGATCTGGCACGCGCAGGTCTGTGGCCATGCCACCCGCGCGGTGCTGCCCTATGACCAGCGCCTGTCGCGGCTGCCGGCCTATCTGCAGCAGCTGGAGATGGAATCGAACGGCAAGCGCGTGGCGATGGACGGCACGGATCTGGCTTTTGACTCCGGGCCCGTGGTCTGGGGCGAGCCCGGCACCAATGGCCAGCATGCCTTCTACCAGCTGATCCATCAGGGCACGCGGGTGGTGCCTTGCGAGTTCCTGCTGGCGGCGACCGGGCATGAGCCGGACCTCGCCCATCAGCACCGCCTGCTGATCGCCAACTGCCTGGCGCAATCCGAGGCGCTGCTGCGCGGGCGCTCGCTGGATCAGGCGCTGCAGATGATGGCGGCCAAGGGCCTGACCGGGGCCGAGCAGGAGCGGCAGGCGCGTCACCGGGTATTCCCCGGCAACCGGCCCTCGACCACGCTGGCCTATCCGAAGCTGACGCCCTTCGTGCTGGGGCAGATCATTGCGCTCTATGAGCACCGGGTGTTCGTCGAGGGCGTGATCCTGGGCATCAACTCCTATGACCAGTGGGGGGTGGAGCTTGGCAAGGAACTGGCGCTGGCGCTGCAGCCGGTGCTGGAGGGGCAGGCGGATGGCGCGGGCAAGGACGGCTCCACGCGGATGCTGGTGGAGTACATGCGCGGGCGGTGA
- the pgl gene encoding 6-phosphogluconolactonase: MNLIEYPDREAMFMGLADRLSSELGETLRMEEGASLCVPGGTTPGPVFDLLSASRLDWDRVTVFLNDERWVPESSERSNAGLLRRRLLVERAAAARYLPLFAADRAPEEAIPDLAAAIEPHLPISVLLLGMGADRHIASLFPGADRLAEALAPDAPVLVPMRVEAAGEPRVTLSARVLAGAMRIHILITGDEKRAALDSARALSPEEAPVRAVLANATVHWAA; encoded by the coding sequence ATGAACCTCATCGAATATCCCGACCGCGAGGCGATGTTCATGGGACTGGCCGACCGGCTGTCCTCGGAACTGGGGGAAACGCTGCGCATGGAAGAGGGGGCCAGCCTCTGCGTGCCGGGCGGGACCACGCCCGGGCCGGTCTTCGACCTGCTGTCCGCCTCGCGGCTGGACTGGGACCGGGTGACGGTGTTCCTGAATGACGAACGCTGGGTGCCCGAAAGCTCCGAGCGGTCGAATGCCGGGCTGCTGCGCCGGAGGCTGCTGGTGGAGCGGGCGGCTGCTGCGCGCTACCTGCCGCTTTTTGCGGCGGATCGGGCGCCGGAAGAGGCGATCCCGGATCTGGCGGCAGCGATAGAGCCGCATCTGCCGATTTCGGTGCTGCTGCTCGGAATGGGCGCCGACCGCCATATCGCCAGCCTGTTCCCAGGCGCGGACCGGCTGGCCGAGGCTCTGGCGCCCGATGCGCCGGTGCTGGTGCCGATGCGTGTCGAGGCAGCGGGCGAGCCGCGGGTGACCTTGTCGGCAAGGGTGCTTGCAGGCGCCATGCGCATCCATATCCTCATCACCGGCGACGAGAAACGCGCGGCGCTTGATTCTGCGCGTGCATTGTCACCCGAGGAAGCGCCCGTGCGGGCGGTCCTTGCCAACGCGACCGTTCACTGGGCCGCCTGA
- the zwf gene encoding glucose-6-phosphate dehydrogenase: MVSRVIPVDPFDLVLFGATGDLAKRKILPGLYRRFHDGQMPEEARIIGAARSELDDDGFRALVAEAIAEFVDERRSDPKMIEAFLQRLSYVPVDARGSDGWQQLAGKMQPGRIRAFYLSVAPALFGDLAERLHQHGIADETSRIVLEKPFGRDLASARALNATLAEHFQESQIYRIDHYLGKETVQNLMAVRFANILFEPLWNSQYVDHVQITVAETVGVGGRGSYYDKSGAMRDMVQNHLMQLLCLIAMEPPYHFDPDAVRDEKLKVIRALDPLGPDDLVRGQYRSHQGEPGYLEDAENSASRTESYIALRVHVANWRWKGTPFYLRTGKRLRARASEIAITFKEPPHSIFDEAGGDWRENQLVIRLQPNEGMNLKVMIKEPGPGGMRLVQVPLDMSFAEALGENGEDIPDAYERLIMDVIRGNQTLFMRGDEVEAAWAWTDPIIAGWEARGDRPQGYDPGSSGPEDALMLLHRDSRRWREIKE; encoded by the coding sequence ATGGTATCACGCGTCATTCCGGTCGATCCGTTCGACCTCGTGCTGTTCGGGGCCACCGGCGATCTTGCCAAGCGCAAGATCCTGCCGGGGCTCTACCGGCGGTTCCATGACGGGCAGATGCCGGAAGAGGCGCGGATCATCGGTGCCGCACGGTCGGAACTGGACGATGACGGTTTCCGTGCGCTGGTGGCAGAGGCGATTGCCGAGTTTGTCGATGAGCGCCGGTCCGACCCGAAGATGATCGAGGCTTTCCTGCAGCGGCTCAGCTATGTGCCCGTCGATGCCCGCGGCAGCGATGGCTGGCAGCAACTGGCCGGGAAAATGCAGCCGGGGCGGATCCGGGCCTTCTACCTGTCGGTGGCGCCGGCGCTGTTCGGCGACCTGGCGGAACGCCTGCACCAGCATGGCATCGCCGACGAGACCAGCCGCATCGTGCTGGAAAAACCCTTCGGCCGCGATCTGGCCTCGGCCCGCGCGCTGAACGCCACGCTGGCGGAGCATTTCCAGGAAAGCCAGATCTACCGGATCGACCATTACCTGGGCAAGGAAACCGTGCAGAACCTGATGGCGGTGCGCTTTGCCAATATCCTGTTCGAGCCGCTGTGGAACTCGCAATACGTCGATCACGTGCAGATCACCGTGGCCGAGACGGTGGGCGTGGGCGGGCGCGGCAGCTATTATGACAAGTCGGGCGCGATGCGCGACATGGTGCAGAACCACCTGATGCAGCTTCTGTGCCTGATTGCGATGGAGCCGCCCTATCACTTCGATCCCGACGCGGTGCGCGATGAAAAGCTGAAGGTGATCCGCGCGCTGGATCCGCTTGGCCCCGACGATCTGGTGCGCGGACAGTACCGCTCCCATCAGGGCGAGCCGGGCTATCTGGAAGATGCCGAGAACTCCGCCAGCCGAACCGAAAGCTACATCGCGCTGCGCGTGCATGTGGCGAACTGGCGCTGGAAGGGCACGCCCTTCTACCTGCGCACCGGCAAGCGGCTGCGCGCCCGTGCATCCGAGATCGCCATTACCTTCAAGGAGCCGCCGCATTCGATCTTTGACGAGGCAGGCGGCGACTGGCGCGAGAACCAGCTGGTGATCCGCCTGCAACCCAATGAGGGGATGAACCTCAAGGTGATGATCAAGGAACCGGGGCCGGGGGGCATGCGCCTTGTGCAGGTGCCGCTGGACATGAGCTTTGCCGAGGCCCTGGGCGAGAACGGGGAGGATATCCCCGACGCCTATGAACGGCTTATCATGGACGTGATCCGCGGCAACCAGACCCTGTTCATGCGCGGCGACGAGGTGGAGGCGGCCTGGGCCTGGACCGACCCGATCATCGCCGGATGGGAGGCGCGGGGCGACCGTCCGCAAGGTTATGATCCGGGCTCATCGGGCCCCGAGGACGCGCTGATGTTGCTGCACCGCGACAGCAGGCGCTGGAGGGAGATCAAGGAATGA
- a CDS encoding HNH endonuclease: MTKLILMHKAGSIYDDEPDVVYDFPRSYLAAAREAVGDWTVYYEPVKAGPRGYFAVARIAQVIPKPGAEGRYLALIEPGSFLQFDRPVPRLVNGRPLEAALTGADSSPRKGGALQLAVRRLPDADFARIVDLGLPQELEQMEEARYGAPAGGMADAATVFERPVLERLTRRPYRDIAFRRQVRAAYDYRCALSGLRLRNGGGRPEVQAAHIRPVESRGSDSPRNGLALSGTLHWMFDRGLISVAEDCETILVSHNKVPGDVVARLLSASGKLLAPLDPRDAPHPANLAWHRENVFGQVLAEGPAPWD; encoded by the coding sequence ATGACGAAGCTCATCCTCATGCACAAGGCGGGTTCGATCTATGACGACGAGCCTGATGTCGTCTACGACTTCCCGCGCAGCTACCTGGCGGCGGCGCGGGAAGCGGTCGGGGACTGGACCGTCTATTACGAGCCGGTGAAGGCCGGGCCCCGGGGCTATTTCGCCGTCGCCAGGATCGCGCAGGTGATCCCCAAGCCCGGCGCCGAAGGCCGCTATCTGGCGCTGATCGAACCGGGAAGCTTCCTGCAGTTCGACCGGCCGGTGCCGCGCCTTGTGAACGGGCGCCCGCTGGAGGCGGCGCTGACCGGGGCTGATAGCAGCCCCCGCAAGGGCGGCGCCCTTCAGCTGGCGGTGCGCCGGCTGCCCGATGCCGATTTCGCCCGGATCGTCGATCTGGGACTGCCGCAAGAGCTCGAGCAGATGGAGGAGGCGCGCTATGGCGCCCCCGCAGGCGGGATGGCCGACGCGGCGACGGTCTTTGAACGCCCCGTGCTGGAACGGCTCACGCGGCGCCCCTACCGCGACATCGCCTTCCGGAGGCAGGTCCGGGCGGCCTATGACTATCGCTGCGCGCTGTCCGGGCTGCGCTTGCGCAATGGCGGCGGACGGCCCGAGGTTCAGGCGGCGCATATCCGCCCGGTCGAGAGCCGGGGCAGCGACTCGCCACGCAACGGGCTGGCACTGTCGGGTACGCTGCACTGGATGTTCGACCGCGGCCTGATCTCGGTGGCCGAGGATTGCGAGACGATCCTGGTGTCGCACAACAAGGTGCCGGGGGATGTGGTCGCCCGCCTGCTCTCGGCCAGCGGCAAGCTGCTGGCGCCGCTGGACCCGCGCGATGCACCACATCCGGCAAATCTGGCCTGGCACCGCGAAAATGTGTTCGGTCAGGTGCTGGCAGAGGGTCCGGCACCCTGGGATTAG
- a CDS encoding GNAT family N-acetyltransferase, whose product MLSLRRGRYQARFAETPEDLARAQGLRWLAFVANRGLAGEEPGLDADAFDTICRHVLVEEVRTGTLVCCFRLLPLARGDEIGRSYSAQFYELSALRAFDGPMVEMGRFCIHPAWHDPDILRVAWGAMTRFVDEERVEMLFGCSSFMGAETEAHLDALTMLKDRHLAPKRWLPRVKAPNVFRFAQRLRRRKPDAKRAMLGMPPLLRTYLMMGGWVSDHAVVDRDLNTLHVFTGLEIRAIPPARARLLRGVAG is encoded by the coding sequence ATGTTGTCGCTGCGCCGCGGCCGGTATCAGGCCCGCTTTGCCGAAACGCCCGAGGATCTTGCCCGCGCGCAGGGCCTGCGCTGGCTGGCCTTTGTCGCCAATCGCGGGCTGGCGGGCGAGGAACCGGGCCTTGACGCCGACGCCTTCGACACGATCTGCCGGCACGTGCTGGTCGAGGAAGTCCGCACCGGCACGCTGGTCTGCTGCTTCCGCCTGCTGCCGCTGGCCCGCGGCGACGAGATCGGGCGCAGCTATTCGGCGCAGTTCTACGAGCTGTCGGCGCTGCGCGCCTTCGATGGGCCGATGGTGGAAATGGGCCGCTTCTGCATCCACCCCGCCTGGCATGACCCCGACATCCTGCGCGTCGCCTGGGGCGCGATGACCCGCTTCGTCGATGAGGAGCGGGTGGAGATGCTGTTCGGTTGCTCGTCCTTCATGGGCGCCGAGACCGAGGCGCATCTGGATGCGCTGACCATGCTCAAGGACCGTCACCTTGCGCCGAAACGCTGGCTGCCGCGGGTCAAGGCGCCGAATGTCTTCCGCTTCGCGCAGCGCCTGCGCCGCCGCAAGCCCGATGCCAAGCGCGCGATGCTGGGGATGCCGCCCCTGCTGCGCACCTATCTGATGATGGGCGGCTGGGTCAGCGATCATGCGGTGGTGGACCGCGATCTGAACACGCTGCACGTGTTCACCGGGCTGGAGATCCGCGCGATTCCCCCCGCCCGCGCAAGGCTGCTGCGCGGCGTGGCGGGCTAA
- the msrB gene encoding peptide-methionine (R)-S-oxide reductase MsrB produces MAPKIQKSDAEWREQLSDTAYRVTRQAATERPFSHPGFAPGPGTFLCTCCGEPLFTKDTKFDSGCGWPSFTAPLAGEAIEEHVDTSHGMRRTEVTCASCGAHLGHVFPDGPPQAGGLRYCINGVALDFKKDGES; encoded by the coding sequence ATGGCCCCCAAAATCCAGAAATCCGATGCGGAATGGCGCGAGCAATTGTCCGACACCGCCTATCGCGTCACCCGGCAGGCCGCGACCGAACGCCCGTTCAGCCATCCGGGCTTTGCCCCCGGTCCCGGCACGTTCCTGTGCACCTGCTGCGGCGAGCCGCTGTTCACCAAGGACACCAAATTCGATTCGGGCTGCGGCTGGCCTTCCTTCACCGCGCCGCTGGCGGGCGAGGCGATCGAGGAGCATGTGGATACCAGCCACGGCATGCGTCGCACCGAAGTGACCTGCGCCAGCTGCGGCGCGCATCTGGGCCATGTCTTTCCCGACGGCCCGCCGCAGGCGGGTGGCCTGCGCTACTGCATCAACGGCGTCGCGCTGGATTTCAAGAAGGACGGAGAGTCCTGA
- a CDS encoding outer membrane protein assembly factor BamE, whose protein sequence is MVGIGRIVGQIVRNLWLVLVIGGLAACQPIYRNHGYVPSDSDLAMLVVGQDTRETVSDFIGRPSSAGVLEDGGWYYVGSRWREVGWKKPEEISREVVAISFNKSGVVQNIERFGLQDGRVVTLSRRVTDSNIKGVTFLGQLLGNIGNVNAGQFLD, encoded by the coding sequence ATGGTCGGTATCGGACGGATCGTCGGGCAGATTGTGCGCAATCTGTGGCTCGTGCTTGTGATTGGCGGGCTTGCCGCTTGCCAGCCGATCTATCGCAACCACGGCTATGTGCCCTCGGACAGTGACCTTGCCATGCTCGTTGTCGGGCAGGACACCCGCGAGACGGTAAGCGATTTCATCGGCCGCCCCTCTTCTGCCGGCGTGCTGGAAGATGGTGGCTGGTACTATGTCGGCAGCCGCTGGCGCGAGGTCGGCTGGAAGAAGCCCGAAGAGATCAGCCGCGAGGTTGTCGCCATCAGCTTCAACAAGAGCGGCGTAGTCCAGAACATCGAGCGTTTTGGTCTGCAGGATGGACGCGTCGTTACCCTGTCGCGCCGCGTCACCGACAGCAATATCAAGGGCGTGACCTTCCTTGGCCAGCTTCTGGGCAACATCGGCAACGTGAACGCGGGCCAGTTCCTCGACTGA
- a CDS encoding YceD family protein yields MQDRSPMTAPANMPWSHAFRVAELASRKPTRFALALDEAALAALAEDLGLLQIGKLTFRGELVPKGRHDWELTAHLGASVVQACIVTLAPVQTRIDEEVKRRYLADLPQIEADEVEMPEDDTVEPLPQVIDTGAVMAEALALALPLYPRAPGADLGAVQGTPPGAEPIIEEKLRPFAGLADLLKQRGGAGDEAPATPPKKAED; encoded by the coding sequence ATGCAAGACCGTTCCCCGATGACCGCCCCCGCAAACATGCCTTGGTCCCATGCGTTCCGGGTGGCAGAGCTGGCCTCGCGCAAGCCCACACGCTTCGCCCTCGCACTCGATGAGGCGGCGCTGGCGGCACTGGCAGAGGATCTGGGCCTGCTACAGATCGGCAAGCTCACCTTCCGGGGCGAGCTGGTGCCCAAGGGCCGTCATGACTGGGAGCTGACCGCCCATCTGGGCGCCAGCGTGGTGCAGGCCTGCATCGTCACGCTGGCGCCGGTCCAGACCCGGATCGACGAAGAAGTGAAGCGCCGCTACCTGGCGGATCTGCCGCAAATCGAGGCAGACGAGGTGGAGATGCCCGAGGATGACACTGTCGAGCCGCTGCCGCAGGTGATCGACACAGGGGCCGTGATGGCCGAGGCGCTGGCACTGGCACTGCCGCTCTATCCGCGCGCGCCGGGCGCCGACCTGGGCGCGGTGCAGGGCACCCCGCCGGGCGCCGAACCGATCATCGAGGAAAAGCTGCGCCCCTTCGCGGGGCTGGCGGATCTGCTCAAACAGCGCGGCGGCGCCGGGGACGAGGCCCCAGCCACCCCTCCGAAGAAGGCTGAGGACTGA
- the rpmF gene encoding 50S ribosomal protein L32 yields the protein MAVPQNRVTRSRRNMRRAHDALVAANPAECPNCGELKRPHHVCASCGTYDSREVIAQAAEVDLDEDAA from the coding sequence ATGGCTGTCCCCCAGAACCGAGTCACGCGGTCCCGCCGCAACATGCGTCGCGCCCACGATGCCCTGGTCGCCGCGAACCCCGCCGAATGCCCGAACTGCGGCGAGCTGAAGCGCCCGCACCATGTCTGCGCATCCTGCGGCACCTATGACAGCCGCGAAGTGATCGCGCAGGCTGCCGAGGTCGATCTGGACGAAGACGCGGCGTAA
- a CDS encoding beta-ketoacyl-ACP synthase III: MTVTRAVVRGVGHYLPDRIVPNAEFEQRLETSDEWIRSRTGIERRHFAAEGQLTSDLAIRAAQAALADAGMDVERIDAIVLATSTPDYTFPSVATMVQAGLGLTHGFAFDVQAVCAGFVFAMANANGMILSGQAKCVLVIGAETFSRIMDWEDRGTCVLFGDGAGALILEAEQGMGTSADRGILSSDLNSDGRYKDLLHVDGGVSSTGTAGHLRMQGNAVFRHAVEKLASTAHTALDKAGLSSGDVDWIVPHQANLRIISATAQRMQVPMERVVVTVQDHGNTSAASIPLALSVGKQRGQIHEGDLIVTEAIGGGLTWGSVVLRW, from the coding sequence ATGACAGTCACGCGCGCCGTGGTGCGGGGCGTCGGGCATTATCTGCCGGACCGCATCGTGCCCAACGCCGAGTTTGAACAGCGGCTGGAAACCTCGGACGAATGGATCCGCAGCCGCACCGGGATCGAGCGACGACATTTCGCAGCCGAGGGCCAGCTGACCTCGGACCTGGCGATCCGCGCCGCACAGGCCGCGCTGGCCGATGCCGGCATGGACGTGGAACGGATCGACGCCATCGTGCTGGCAACCTCGACCCCCGACTACACCTTTCCTTCCGTGGCGACGATGGTACAGGCCGGGCTCGGGCTCACCCACGGCTTTGCCTTCGACGTGCAGGCGGTCTGCGCCGGCTTCGTCTTTGCGATGGCTAATGCCAATGGCATGATCCTGTCGGGGCAGGCGAAATGCGTGCTGGTGATCGGCGCCGAAACCTTCAGCCGAATCATGGACTGGGAAGACCGCGGCACCTGCGTGCTGTTCGGCGATGGGGCCGGAGCGCTGATTCTGGAAGCCGAGCAGGGGATGGGCACCTCCGCCGACCGCGGCATCCTCTCCTCGGACCTCAACTCCGACGGCCGCTACAAGGACCTGCTGCATGTCGATGGCGGCGTGTCCAGCACCGGCACCGCCGGGCACCTCAGGATGCAGGGCAATGCCGTCTTCCGCCACGCCGTCGAAAAGCTGGCCTCCACCGCCCATACCGCCCTGGACAAGGCCGGGCTGAGCTCGGGCGATGTCGACTGGATCGTGCCGCATCAGGCCAACCTGCGCATCATCAGCGCCACCGCACAGCGGATGCAGGTGCCGATGGAGCGCGTGGTGGTCACCGTGCAGGACCACGGCAACACCTCGGCCGCCTCGATCCCGCTGGCGCTGTCGGTCGGCAAACAGCGCGGCCAGATCCACGAGGGCGACCTGATCGTGACCGAGGCGATCGGCGGCGGCCTGACCTGGGGCTCAGTCGTCCTGCGCTGGTAG